The sequence below is a genomic window from Longimicrobium sp..
CCGGCGATTAGTTCTCCCCCGCCCCTGCGAAGCGGGGGAGGGGGCCGGGGGGAGGGGGCCCGTCCGCGGCCGCGAAGACACAGGCTCGACGCACGGATCTCTACCAGGGTTTTTCAAACGATGATCGATACATCCACCGAGACACGCACGCTGACGCTGGGCTTTTCGCCCTGCCCCAACGACACCTTCATCTTCCACGCGCTGGTGAGCGGGATTGTGGGCGCCGAGGGGTTGGCGTTCCGCGAGCGGCTGGAGGACGTGGAAACGCTGAACCGGCTCGCTGCCGAGGCGGCGCTGGATGTCACCAAGGTCTCCTACGGCGCCATCCCGCATCTCGTGCGCGACTACGTGCTCCTGCGTAGCGGCGGCGCGCTCGGTCGCGGGTGCGGCCCCCTGGTCGTCGCGCGCGAGCCGCTCGCGGGCGGCGGGCTGGCGGACAAGCGCATCGCCATCCCCGGGCGGAACACCACGGCCAACCTGCTGCTGCGCCTCTTCGCGCCGGACGCGCCCGCGGGGGTGGAGATGGTCTACAGCGACATCATGCCCGCGGTGGAGCGCGGCGAGGTGGACGCGGGGCTGATCATCCACGAGTCGCGCTTCACCTATCCGCGGCACGGGCTGGTGAAGATCGTGGACCTGGGCGAGTGGTGGGAGCGGACGACGGGGCTGCCGATCCCGCTCGGTGGCATCCTCGCGCGCCGCGGACTCGGAGCGGAGGCGATCCGCGCGGTCGACGATGCCATCCGCCGCTCCGTCGAGCACGCCTTCGCCCATCCCGCCGACGGCGCCGCGTACATCCGCGCGCACGCGCAGGAGATGGACGAGGCGGTGCAGCGCCAGCACATCGACCTCTACGTCAACCGCTTCACCGCCGACCTGGGCGGTGAGGGCGAGCGCGCCATCCACGAGCTCTTCGCCCGCGCACGCGCGGCGGGCATCATCGACGAAGACGTCCCGTCGCCCTTCCTCTGATCCGGCATCTCCGCGGCCGCGGGTGGCCCCCTCCCCCCGACCCCCTCCCCCGCTGCGCAGGGGCGGGGGAGAACAAAGCGCCAAATCCAGCGTCCGTGTTGAGTTCTCCCCTCCCCGGCGCAGCGGGGGAGGGGCCGGGGGAGGGGGCCAGCCTGGGCGGGCACGGTCTCCGCCTCAACGAGCAGTCATCGGGGTTGGCCCGCGCGCGGAATCGCTCTTGCGGGTGGGGATGACCGACCCGTCGGCAGCATCGGCGGGTACGTTCACGGAGTCACCGCGGAGCCGTCCGGCTCCCCTGCGGCACCCACCGATGTCTCTCATGCGCAAATCCACCCTTCTCCTGATCGCGCCGCTCGCCTT
It includes:
- a CDS encoding 1,4-dihydroxy-6-naphthoate synthase, which gives rise to MIDTSTETRTLTLGFSPCPNDTFIFHALVSGIVGAEGLAFRERLEDVETLNRLAAEAALDVTKVSYGAIPHLVRDYVLLRSGGALGRGCGPLVVAREPLAGGGLADKRIAIPGRNTTANLLLRLFAPDAPAGVEMVYSDIMPAVERGEVDAGLIIHESRFTYPRHGLVKIVDLGEWWERTTGLPIPLGGILARRGLGAEAIRAVDDAIRRSVEHAFAHPADGAAYIRAHAQEMDEAVQRQHIDLYVNRFTADLGGEGERAIHELFARARAAGIIDEDVPSPFL